One Phyllopteryx taeniolatus isolate TA_2022b chromosome 12, UOR_Ptae_1.2, whole genome shotgun sequence genomic window, acaaaaataaattcagattTCCATTTGTTAATTTTCTATAGATTTTTTAATGTAGTATAACTttttcagtttcaagttatttcagtgaccgtttgtgagtttttctttttttgtggctgtGTGTATATTCATTCACTCCCAATCCCTGCAGGACTTTGAACGCGAGAAACATGCCCACAGTGTGCTTCAGTTCCAGTTTATTGAAATGAAAGATACACTGAAACAAAGCGAGGAGCTTCTAAATGTGAGTATTTACTTGACAGTGTGAATGAATGTCTGTCCCTGAAAGCAGAGGCAGGTGCCCCGACACGCATGCTAGGATTTCACTTCACGCAGATTttcctttcacacacaaaatatatctttgctttctttttccTTTGCTTTTATTCCAACTGTCTTCTCTTTTGCCGCTGTAGGAGATCCGTCAGTTGCGTATGAAACAGGAGGGTTTTGCTAGGGAGATATCTGATCTACAAGAGACAGTGGAGTGGAAGGATAAGAAAATTGGGGTACGACCCACTTCTGCAGCTTTTGTGTTTTCATCATCGACTTCGGCCAGCATGAAACTGACCTTACTGTTCTTACTTTCTCTTCTAACTCTCGCAAAACGTTTTGCTCTCCTCTCCATTCTGCAATGTAAATCTGCTCAGGCTTTAGAGCGACAAAAAGAATACACAGATGCAATCCGAACTGAGCGAGACGAACTCAGAGAAGAGGTGGTGAAGCTCAAAGATATTCTCAAGGTACACTGTTTGCTAAAGATGTCAAACTTAGTGGAGTCTATGGCAAGGTGCCAAACTTTGTCACCATGCTCTACCCAcagaagaaaaacatatttttttttcagctcatTGCCATTCATGACTTTAGTTATTTATATacatggttcaaatttggtagcgaTCAGAAAAACTCCGGGACAAGTTAGTTTTTGAAGGACTCCTTGAAATGGCCGCTTCAtaccaaaatggcagatttcctGTTCATCTCACGGCATGGGTTCTTCAGACGTTTGTCGGTTGACTCATAatggacatgcctaccaaaATTCATATTGGGATTGGAGGTCTCACCAAGGTGATTTATCTCGGgaagaaggaaagaagaaatTTCATGAGAACGCAGGAAATTGGGTGGGCATGTCTTATCACAGGATAAATGTAAAAGTCTCAAGTACCCTTGCCAgatattgaacaggaagttatacattttgattttgatgcaGCCATTTTGAGCGAATTCTAGTGCTCGTACTTTGACCAACTCGTGCGAGAAAATTTGGCTGAACAAATCCCACTCAGGAGCAGGTATTTTAGCTGGGAGATGTTagttgtcaatttttttttcccaagccaTCTTATGTGGGTGGGAGCATGTCGTCAAAGTTTCATGATCTTTTCAAAGATTTGCCATGAAAAGGCGGTATATATGCTTGCTTACATTTGTAGTAGTACTGAAGTACTTTTGCACCTAAACTTAAAATTTAccttactatttttttatttttcagaatgACTTATATGAATTAGTTATATGTAAAATTAAGACTCagaatagtttttgttttgtccagaAACACGGAATAGTACTGGGACCTGATCTGAGCATCAATGGCGATGCCGGTGAGACAGAAACAGACGTCACCACCAGTGGAGACACCGCTCCCCAACCGACTCAGGGTTCGCCGACTTCTCCACCGGAGGGGAACAACATGCTCGGTAAAATGCACTTGGGAACAAAGCATGTTTTCTCTTTTGCATGGCTTTGCACCAAACCAACTGAAGATTTTCAGTTTCAAATGTACACTACGAGTACCGTAATTCCTTGTGTATAATACACTCTTGAGTATGATACCCAAATTCGCACTTCCGCAGCTGGCTTTTCCTTCTACCTACGTATAATACACATCAGAGAATTGCTGTTATGGTATCTGTCGCATATTGTCAGATGCCGTACTGGTACAAGAGTTACGGCAGTGTTACAAAAGGTGTGTTTAGTAAATATGGACATGTCTagtaagcatccatccatccatccatttccaatgCCGCGTATACTGTTCTGCAGTTGAAATCAAAGCCCCATTGGCACACAGTTGTGATACTCAAACATTATTGGACACAACAGTGGCGACGAAGATACACTTTCACTTTGCGCTGCTCCTCTCTTTCCTCGACCTCACTGGTGAGCCGCCAGTTCCATGGTTCTGTTGGCAGTGTTGGCAAAGTACATTTTCTACGCGagctagttcaaagttcaattcacaaattttaaaatgaactcGTTGACTTCgtaattttcaacattttgaactaagttcactttccaaaaacaaacatatatatatatatatatatatatatatatatatatacatatatatatatatatatatatatacacatatacatatatatatatatatatatatatatatatatatatacatacatacatatatccatccatccattttctgagctgggataggctccagcacgcccgcgaccctagtgaggagaagcggctcagaaaatggattgatggatatatgtatgtgtgtatgtgtatgtgtatatatatatgtatatgtatatatatatatatatatatatatatatatatatatatatatatatatacatgtgtatatatatatatgtatatgtatgcatatgtatatatatgtatgtatatatatgtatatgtatatatatatgtatatgtatatatatatatatatgtatatatatatatatatgtatatatatatgtgtatatatatatatgtatatatatatatatatatgtatatatatatatgtatatatatatatttatatgtatatatatatatatatatgtatatatatgtatatgtatatatatatatatatatatgtatatgtatatatatatatatatatatgtatatgtatatatatgtatatatatgtatatgtatatatatatgtatgtatatgtatgtgtgtatgtatatatatgtacatgtatatatatacatgtatatatatatatgtacatgtatatatatacatgtatatatatatatgtacatgtatatatatatatgtatatatatatgtatatgtatatatatatatatatacatatatatatgtgtatatatatatatatatatatatgtatatgtatatatacatatatatatgtgtatatatatatatatatatgtatatgtgtatatatacatatatatatatgtatatatatatatatgtatatgtgtatatatatatatatatatatatgtatatatatatatatatatatatatatgtatatgtgtatatatatatgtatatatatatgtatatatatatatatatatatatatatgtatatgtatatatatatatatatatatatatatatgtatatgtatatatacatatatatgtatatatatatatatgtatatatacatatatatatatgtatatgtatatatgtttatatatatatatgtatatgtatatatacatatatatatatgtatatgtatatatatacatatatatatatatatacatatatatatatatacatatatatatatacatatatatatatatatatatatatgtatatatatatatacatatatatatgtatatatgtatatatatatatatacatatatatatgtatgtatatatgtatatatatatatacatatatatatgtatatatatatatatatacatatatgtatgtgtgtatatatgtatatgtgtatatatatatgtatatatatgtatatgtgtatatatatatgtatatatgtgtatatgtatatatatatatatatatatatatatgtgtgtatatgtatatatgtatatatatatatatgtatatgtatatatatgtatatgtatatatatatatgtatatgtatatatatatatgtatatgtatatatatatatatgtatatgtatatatatatatatgtatatgtatatatatatatatgtatatgtatatatatatatatgtatatgtatatatatatatatatatgtatgtatatatatatatatatatgtatgtatatgtatatatatatatatatgtatatgtatatatatatatatatgtatatatatatgtatatgtatatatatatgtatatgtatatgtatgtatatatatatgtatatgtatatatatgtatatgtatatatatatatatatgtatatatatatatatgtatgtatatatatatgtatatatgtgtatatgtatatatatatatatgtgtatatatatatatatatgtatatatatatatatatatatgtatatatatataatatatatatatgtatatatatatacatatatatacatatatacatatacatatatatatatatatacatatacatatacatatacatacatatatatatatatatatatatatatatatatatgtatgtgtatatatatatattatgtatatatatgtgtatatgtatatatatatatatacatatacacatatacatatatatacataatatacatatatatatatatatatatatatatatatatatatatatatatatatacacatatacatatatatatatatatatatatatatacatacatacatatatccatccatccattttctgagctgggataggctccagcacgcccgcgaccctggtgaggagaagcggctcagaaaatggatggatggatatatgtatgtatgtatgtgtatgtgtatatatatatgtatatgtatgtgtatatatatatgtatatgtatgtgtatatatatgtatgtgtatatatatatatatatatatatatatatatatatatatatgtataagtatatatatatatatatatgtatatgtatatatatatgtatatgtatatatatatatatgtatatgtatatatatatgtatatgtatatgtatatatatatgtatatgtatatatatatatatatatatatgtatatatatatatatatgtatatgtatatatatatatatgtataagtatatatatatatatatatatatatatatgtatatatatatacacgtgtgtatatatatatatatgtatatatatatatatatatatgtatatatatatacacgtgtatatatatatgtatatatatatatacacatgtgtatatatatatgtatatgtatatatatgtatatgtatatgtatatatgtatatgtatatatatgtatatgtatgtatatgtatgtgtgtatgtatatatatgtacatgtatatatatatatgtacatgtatatatatgtatatatatatatgtatatgtatatatatacacatatatatgtatatatgtatatatatatacatatatatatgtatatatatatatatacatatatgtatgtgtgtatatatatatatgtatgtgtgtatatatatatatgtatatgtgtatatatatgtatatatgtgtatatgtgtatatgtatatatatatatgtatatatatgtgtatatgtatatatatatatatatgtatatgtatatatatatatatgtatatgtatatatatgtatatatatatgtatatgtatatgtatatatatatgtatatgtatatatatatatatatatgtatatatatatatatatgtatatatatatatatatatatgtatatatatatatatatgtatatatatgtgtatatgtatatatatatatatatatgtatatatatatatatatgtatatatatatgtatatgtatatatatatgtatatgtatatatatatatatatgtatatatatatgtatatgtatatatatatatgtatatatatatatatgtatatatatatatgtatatatatatatatatatatgtatatatatatatatatatgtatatatatatatatatgtatatatatgtgtatatgtatatgtatatatatatatgtatatatatatatgtatatatatatatatgtatatatatatgtgtatatatgtatatatatatatgtatatatatatgtgtatatatatatatatatatatgtgtatatatatatatatatatatatatatatatgtgtatatatatatgtatatgtatatatatatgtatatatatatatgtgtatatatatatatatatatatgtgtatatatatatatatatatatatgtgtatatgtgtatatatatatattatgtatatatatgtgtatatgtatatatatgtgtatatgtatatgtatatatatgtgtatatgtatatatatatatatatatatatatatatatatacatatacacatatacacatatatacatatatatatatatatatacacatatacatatatatatacacacatacatatatgtatatatatatatatatatatatatatatatatatacatacatatatatatacatatatacatatatatatatatatatgtatatatatatgtatatatgtatatgtatgtatatgtatatatatatatatgtatatgtatatatatatatatgtatatgtatatatatatatgtatgtatatgtatatatgtatatgtatatatatatgtatgtatatatgtatatgtatatatatatatatatatatacgtatatgtatatatgtatacgtatatacatatacatatatatatatgtatgtatgtatatatatatatatatatatatatatatatatgtgtgtgtatatatatgtagtatatatatatatatatatgtatatgtatgtatatatatgtatgtatgtatgtatatatatgtatatgtatgtatatatatatatatatgtatatgtatgtatatatatgtatatgtatgtatatatatatatatatatatatatatgtatgtatgtatatgtgtgtatatatatgtatgtatgtatatgtgtgtatatatatgtaatatctatgtaatatatatatatatatatatatatataatgtatgtatgtatatggacatgtatgtatatatgttaaGCAATAGGGGTAGTTGTATAATACGCACTGtcgattttgctttttttttttttacattttttttatacatgagAAATCATGGTACATTGAGTAACAAGCTTATTTGTGGCACAAATTAAAATCATAAGTCATGGTgccactgtacatattttttccaCAGTGCTCATTTGAATTTTAGTGTACTTTTGTAGTAGCATCTTCAGTTTTTATACCCTCCATGATGCTTCTTATGATACCACTGATTTGCCTTAAACAGTTTAAAGAGGAACTACACACTGCTACCATTAAGGGTGGTCAATCAGACGCTTTAGATCACATACCATCCATTTGTGTTACATTTATCAGTTATTTCTTCGTGTGAATTTTTACTATATCAACAGCATATAGTGACATGAGTCGATGCTTCTAAAAGCAAGTGTGTGTAGTCTCTCTTTTACAGACTTTCCATCATTCTCTGGAAAAATTAAGTAATtttctgtggggaaaaaatctgCATGTCAACACTTACCAGtatattttcttattcaatAGTTTTTCCTCTTTATCCTCATTGTACAGCCAAAAACAGTTTTGTACATTACTTGTAGTATGTGGTGCATTGACTGAGGTAACTGGTGCTGCTGTATTGACACCACACAGATGTTCTGCTTATCGTCGAAAGTTTAATTGCCGTCTTCTCCCTGCCTTCTCTTACATCTCTCGTGCTTCCCCATGGTCCTCCTTCCTCTATGCGGTTCTCTGAATCAACCAGGAGCTTAACCTTGTCTTCCGCTGTCGCTCTTTTACTGAAGGTTACTCTTGAAAATGGTGTCTCCGTTTGGCGTCCTATTACAGTCTGCTCTTCATGATTTCTCAGGAAGGTCAGAGGAGACTCAGTTGAGAAGTAGTGGAAAGGAAGAGGTGGATCAAGAACAACGTCGAGAAGTGTTTGAGGAAGACCAGACGAGTCACCTGAGCGCCGATAGGCTCTCTAATACTGATGAGCCGTCAAGGCCCATTAAAGAAAACGACAGTGGCCTTAGCCAGGACTTGCAGATTGAACTGCCAGTCACAAAAGCCAGGGATGAAATAGTTCTCAGTGCTATAATTCAAGGAAATGCAACAAGTCCTCCTGAAACCCTTCCACGATTCAACTCTGATTTGGAGACAGGCACACAAATAAATGATGGTGACATTGAAGAAAATTCTAATGACATTATTGAAAAGCCAAACAAACACGATACCAATGAGGACATAAATGTGATTAAATTAGAACCAATTGTACAAGCTGTCAAAGACTCAGAATCGTGTCCCCAAGAAGAAGATATAGAAGATAACGAAACAAGTTGCCAAGTAGATGTTAATGAGTCGGAATCATGTACCGAGGAGGAAACCAATGAGATTTATTTATGTACCCAAGTGAATATCAAAGATTCTGAATCTCTTCCCCAAGAAGATATAAAAGATTCTGAATCATGTCCCAAAGAAGATCTAACAGATTCTCAGCCATGTCCCAATGTACAAGGAGCCCAAGATCCAGAAACCTGTCTCCAAGATGTCAAAGTTTTTGAATCACATCCCCAGGAAGAAGACATAAAAGATCAAGAATTATGTTGCGAAGTGGCTGCCAAAGATTCTGCATCATGCCCTCAAGAAGATGTACAAGATTCAAAATCCTATGCCCAAGTAGATGTCAAAGAATTTGAATCATGTCCTCAAGAAGATAACCTAAAAGATCCAGAATCATGTCCACAAGTAGATGTGAAAGATTGTGAATTGCTTCGTCAAGATAGCGTAcaagatttttatttatgtcccCAAGTAGATGTCAAAGATTCAGAATCTTGTCCCCAAGAAGATATAAAAGATTCTGAATCATTTCCCAAAGAAGATCTAACAGATTCTGAACCAAGTACCCAAGTACAAGGTGTCAAAAATTCAGAATCTTGTGACCAAATAGATGTGAAAGATTCTGAATCACATCCCCAAGTAGAAGACAAAAAAGATCCAGAATCTTGTCTCCAAGTAGGGGTCAAAGGTTTTGAATCACATCCCCAAGACATAATAGATCCAGAATTATGTCACCAATTGGAAGCCAAAGATTCTGAATCATGCCCTCTAGGATATACACAAAATTCTAAATCCTATCACCAAGTAGATGAAGTCAAAGATTTTGAATTGTATCCCCAAAAAGAACTAACAAATCCAGAATCTTATCCCGAAGTAGATGTGAAAGCTAATGAATTATGTCCTCAAGAAGGCATACAAAATTTTGACTTGTGTCTCAAAGTAGATGTCAAAGATTTGGAATTGTATCCCCCAAAAGACCTAAAAAATCCTGAATCATATCCCGAAGTAGATATGAAAGATACTGATTTATGTACTCAAGAAGGCATACAAGATTTTGACTTGTGTCTCCAAGTAGATGTAAAAGATTCTGAATCGCATCCCCAAGAAGACATAAAAGATCCAGAATCGTGTGCCCAAGAAGGCCTAAAAAATTCTGAATCGTGTAGCCAAGAAGACATAAACGATTCCAAATCATGTCCCCAAGTACTAGTTGTCAAAGATTCTGAACCTTGTCCACAAGCAGTAGATCCTGAGTCCAACACGGAATTGCAGCATGACACTGCTGAGGCAAGCAGCGACGAGGCAGAAAAAATCTTAACCAAGCCTCCTAAGagtgctaaaaagaaaaaaagaaagaggagagGCAAAAAGAAAGGCGGCTTCCTTGAGGAACAAACTCAACATAGGGACAAAAAGGAAGAAACTGTGACAAATCAAGAAAACATTAAGATAGCAGGCAGAGGTGTAGCTTCAGGAAACAATGGGTCTGCTGCAGAATGTGGCACTGATGGTCACACCATTGAATGCCTCATAGAATACACTGCAGGTCAAGTAGATGTAGCTGAACAGGTGGAACATGCAGAAACCTCAAATGTTCAAAATGCCAAAGAATCCCAGCTGGATCAAATGTTCAATACGGATGAGCAAAACGTACAACATTTAGGATCTGGAAAAGTACAGATAGATGAACCGGAAGCCTTTATTCAGACTTTTTCTCTCACTTTACCACTCATTCAGACAGAAACGgatcaaaatacaaataaaccaaaacaaagTTTGGAATCTCTGGAAGTCCAGGAAGGATGTATTAAGCGTTCTGAGTCAGAGGTCGTTCACAGTGGAGTTAATCGTATTTTTAACTCTGAAAGTCGTGACAAAGACTCCAGTTTAGATTACACCACTAACGTAGCGATTCCAAGCCAAGGTGGCACAAGTCCATCAGGTGTTGTCCATAATGAAGGTGAAATAAGTTCTGAAACTACAAACTGTAATAAAGACTCTGTACCCAGGTTAGATGTCGAAAGTCATGGTCAAATTCCTCATGTTGAGCCTTCTGAATGTCAGAATCATGTATCTGTGATGTTTACCCATGACATTGGTGACAGCCTCCAAGACCCAGAATGGTCACCGTCTGAGCCGACCGCTGCCGTGAATTCTGACACCCTCATCAAGGTTTCTGAGAACGTTCTCGAAAAGGAAACTTTTACAAAGCAAGAGCATGAGGAGCCAGAAGTAGAGAATGTGGACAGGTCTAGAaaggaatgtaaagaattgttCAATTTAGTCAAGCTGGAGAACTCCTCCTGTGACCTCGACAGGGAGCAGATCCTCGTAGAGACTCAGCCTGAAATAGAGAAATTGATGCATGAAGATCAGGTTGTTGAAGCTGCCTCAGACACAAAGGTGCAGACATCAGAGTCTGAGGAAGCAAGATGTGAGGTCAGTAATGACGAATTAGCCCCTGCAGAGGAACCCATGGAGCATGAAAGCAGTCAAGGTGTCCAGATAGATGAAGTGATCACTGGTCTAGGCATCTACCTACAGGACAGTGGGGAAGATtttgatgatgaagatgagaaAGGACATTCCTTTGATTTTGATGACATGGATATAGACGCAGCCATGGAGACACAGTCTGATGAAAACCTGGAGCAGCGGGAAGTTGAGGCTGGTTTTGAAGAAGTCCGATCAGATGAACACAATGCCGATATTAACAGTAATATTGAAAGTCCAAAAGATAGAGAGGTGTCTACAGATGTAGCCACACCAGAAAATCCAGAGCACCTACACGTTGAGGTACCTGTTGAAGAAGTCCTTTCAGGTGAACACAATACCATTAATAACAGTAATATTGAAAATTTGCAGGATAAAGAGGTGTGTACCCATGTTGCCACACCAGATAACGGGTTTAAACATAATTTGGTTGATGTGGAATCCTCACCTGAACATTTGAGAACTGTAGATGACAAAGAGCCTTCCAACACTGGAGTTTCAGAAACcacagacaaagacaaaatcCCCCCTCGAGCTACGTCTTTACCAGTAGAAGAAGCATTGGATGCCATTGAGAAACCGATAGACTTAAATGCAACCCACAGCAACAGAGAGATGCCACTCTCTGGAAAAGATGGGAAGAAAAATGGCAAGAAAGGCAAAAGCAAGGGCAAGGATGACTGCAAGATGACTTAGGGCTTAGATTTCTAATGCAACATGCAGtgtttttcgtttgtttgtttttgttttttttctgttcaggcAGGActtttttcctgacttttttttctgttcaggcaagactttttttcctgactttttttttctgttcaggcAGGACTTTTTTCCTGACAGCACTTTTTTCCTGACTTAATTGAGATCTAGTTTATCAATGGACATGATAAAAAATTGTTTCAGTTGTACATGCCAAAAAAAGAGCAATTAGAATGCGAATTGCAAGTTTTTTCAACAATGGTGTTACATATTGCACCACTTTTTGATGAGTGATGTTTTGGGTTCAAAAGTGAAAGTATGTTTTCTGCTTCTCCAGACGCAGCTACTTAATAGCTCATGTAGTCCActttgctttgtgtttgtgtaaagtgctagtGCGCATAATTGTTTGCCCATGTGTAATGTCACGTCAGTTTGTGTTGGTGTCTTATTTATGCTAATATGatagctaatactattgatgagcctcatgtgaaggtggtttatTTGAGTTGAATAAAGTAACTAATGAATACAGTTGTTTATGTACCATGGGTTCATGAGTGTACATGCTAGCTTCATGAAGTGAATGCTAGTATATGAAGATCTTTGTTTCAAGTGCTTTGCCATCATCTTTGGACACCTACACACAATTATGAACCCC contains:
- the lrrfip1a gene encoding myosin-2 heavy chain isoform X31, which codes for MTWFKFHQESLKEDSERYSRPSQTHMLSDDDERMSVGSRGSVRVDDRDYLEKGSRAASALTATTLTSLGGTSSRRGSVETAITVDAETATREIKEIHELKDQIQDVESKYTQNLKEVKDALTEVEEKYRKAMVSNAQLDNEKNNLMYQVDTLKDSLIELEELLCESRREYEEKVKDFEREKHAHSVLQFQFIEMKDTLKQSEELLNEIRQLRMKQEGFAREISDLQETVEWKDKKIGALERQKEYTDAIRTERDELREEVVKLKDILKKHGIVLGPDLSINGDAGETETDVTTSGDTAPQPTQGSPTSPPEGNNMLGRSEETQLRSSGKEEVDQEQRREVFEEDQTSHLSADRLSNTDEPSRPIKENDSGLSQDLQIELPVTKARDEIVLSAIIQGNATSPPETLPRFNSDLETGTQINDGDIEENSNDIIEKPNKHDTNEDINVIKLEPIVQAVKDSESCPQEEDIEDNETSCQVDVNESESCTEEETNEIYLCTQVNIKDSESLPQEDIKDSESCPKEDLTDSQPCPNVQGAQDPETCLQDVKVFESHPQEEDIKDQELCCEVAAKDSASCPQEDVQDSKSYAQVDVKEFESCPQEDNLKDPESCPQVDVKDCELLRQDSVQDFYLCPQVDVKDSESCPQEDIKDSESFPKEDLTDSEPSTQVQGVKNSESCDQIDVKDSESHPQVEDKKDPESCLQVGVKGFESHPQDIIDPELCHQLEAKDSESCPLGYTQNSKSYHQVDEVKDFELYPQKELTNPESYPEVDVKANELCPQEGIQNFDLCLKVDVKDLELYPPKDLKNPESYPEVDMKDTDLCTQEGIQDFDLCLQVDVKDSESHPQEDIKDPESCAQEGLKNSESCSQEDINDSKSCPQVLVVKDSEPCPQAVDPESNTELQHDTAEASSDEAEKILTKPPKSAKKKKRKRRGKKKGGFLEEQTQHRDKKEETVTNQENIKIAGRGVASGNNGSAAECGTDGHTIECLIEYTAGQVDVAEQVEHAETSNVQNAKESQLDQMFNTDEQNVQHLGSGKVQIDEPEAFIQTFSLTLPLIQTETDQNTNKPKQSLESLEVQEGCIKRSESEVVHSGVNRIFNSESRDKDSSLDYTTNVAIPSQGGTSPSGVVHNEGEISSETTNCNKDSVPRLDVESHGQIPHVEPSECQNHVSVMFTHDIGDSLQDPEWSPSEPTAAVNSDTLIKVSENVLEKETFTKQEHEEPEVENVDRSRKECKELFNLVKLENSSCDLDREQILVETQPEIEKLMHEDQVVEAASDTKVQTSESEEARCEVSNDELAPAEEPMEHESSQGVQIDEVITGLGIYLQDSGEDFDDEDEKGHSFDFDDMDIDAAMETQSDENLEQREVEAGFEEVRSDEHNADINSNIESPKDREVSTDVATPENPEHLHVEVPVEEVLSGEHNTINNSNIENLQDKEVCTHVATPDNGFKHNLVDVESSPEHLRTVDDKEPSNTGVSETTDKDKIPPRATSLPVEEALDAIEKPIDLNATHSNREMPLSGKDGKKNGKKGKSKGKDDCKMT
- the lrrfip1a gene encoding myosin-2 heavy chain isoform X5, producing MSTKTAGRLLAGRRLRAALTRRPRSPSVKKVSTIFQVQKKYYGLNSKSDDRSDSKWGDIEQWMEDSERYSRPSQTHMLSDDDERMSVGSRGSVRSDLDAVYGAGGSSLLLHKSKKKKKHKHKEKDRNGHDDEYSVLSNRASYVSSDLYSLNGVSTGRNPGSTGSYQNSLYEDTLCSGSRRFSGSNSGSHQPLEYSSYRRSNSRTSSRANSAHTSPVDNCGSVASLLRSASSSRGLPRDLDDVTVPDFSDVDDRDYLEKGSRAASALTATTLTSLGGTSSRRGSVETAITVDAETATREIKEIHELKDQIQDVESKYTQNLKEVKDALTEVEEKYRKAMVSNAQLDNEKNNLMYQVDTLKDSLIELEELLCESRREYEEKVKDFEREKHAHSVLQFQFIEMKDTLKQSEELLNEIRQLRMKQEGFAREISDLQETVEWKDKKIGALERQKEYTDAIRTERDELREEVVKLKDILKKHGIVLGPDLSINGDAGETETDVTTSGDTAPQPTQGSPTSPPEGNNMLGRSEETQLRSSGKEEVDQEQRREVFEEDQTSHLSADRLSNTDEPSRPIKENDSGLSQDLQIELPVTKARDEIVLSAIIQGNATSPPETLPRFNSDLETGTQINDGDIEENSNDIIEKPNKHDTNEDINVIKLEPIVQAVKDSESCPQEEDIEDNETSCQVDVNESESCTEEETNEIYLCTQVNIKDSESLPQEDIKDSESCPKEDLTDSQPCPNVQGAQDPETCLQDVKVFESHPQEEDIKDQELCCEVAAKDSASCPQEDVQDSKSYAQVDVKEFESCPQEDNLKDPESCPQVDVKDCELLRQDSVQDFYLCPQVDVKDSESCPQEDIKDSESFPKEDLTDSEPSTQVQGVKNSESCDQIDVKDSESHPQVEDKKDPESCLQVGVKGFESHPQDIIDPELCHQLEAKDSESCPLGYTQNSKSYHQVDEVKDFELYPQKELTNPESYPEVDVKANELCPQEGIQNFDLCLKVDVKDLELYPPKDLKNPESYPEVDMKDTDLCTQEGIQDFDLCLQVDVKDSESHPQEDIKDPESCAQEGLKNSESCSQEDINDSKSCPQVLVVKDSEPCPQAVDPESNTELQHDTAEASSDEAEKILTKPPKSAKKKKRKRRGKKKGGFLEEQTQHRDKKEETVTNQENIKIAGRGVASGNNGSAAECGTDGHTIECLIEYTAGQVDVAEQVEHAETSNVQNAKESQLDQMFNTDEQNVQHLGSGKVQIDEPEAFIQTFSLTLPLIQTETDQNTNKPKQSLESLEVQEGCIKRSESEVVHSGVNRIFNSESRDKDSSLDYTTNVAIPSQGGTSPSGVVHNEGEISSETTNCNKDSVPRLDVESHGQIPHVEPSECQNHVSVMFTHDIGDSLQDPEWSPSEPTAAVNSDTLIKVSENVLEKETFTKQEHEEPEVENVDRSRKECKELFNLVKLENSSCDLDREQILVETQPEIEKLMHEDQVVEAASDTKVQTSESEEARCEVSNDELAPAEEPMEHESSQGVQIDEVITGLGIYLQDSGEDFDDEDEKGHSFDFDDMDIDAAMETQSDENLEQREVEAGFEEVRSDEHNADINSNIESPKDREVSTDVATPENPEHLHVEVPVEEVLSGEHNTINNSNIENLQDKEVCTHVATPDNGFKHNLVDVESSPEHLRTVDDKEPSNTGVSETTDKDKIPPRATSLPVEEALDAIEKPIDLNATHSNREMPLSGKDGKKNGKKGKSKGKDDCKMT